The proteins below are encoded in one region of Syntrophotalea carbinolica DSM 2380:
- a CDS encoding nucleoside phosphorylase, with the protein MISSDKRSGIFRPGMVVALPGEAKAMLGRFRWQRQGEFDVGTAVGLFGADTLWVRCGMGSERAARAAAFLIERGVTHVGIAGVSGALAPELQSGQLVLASEVVDEHGQRWTVDTALHKMLMDCLGSEVRSGRTLTTAAPLLNVEQKIFWRERRKALAVDMESAAVARVASEAGRLFFVLRAICDEAARPVSAALFDLVDEFGRPRPLRLVRTLCCQPSLVPELLHMQRDFGRALGALRNGWQACGRLHSLYDERERRV; encoded by the coding sequence ATGATCTCGTCGGATAAGCGCAGCGGGATTTTTCGTCCCGGTATGGTCGTGGCTCTGCCCGGTGAAGCCAAAGCCATGCTCGGCAGATTTCGCTGGCAGCGTCAGGGCGAGTTCGATGTCGGTACCGCAGTCGGGTTGTTCGGCGCCGATACTCTGTGGGTGCGATGTGGCATGGGGTCTGAGCGCGCCGCCAGGGCCGCCGCTTTTTTGATCGAGCGCGGTGTAACCCATGTCGGGATCGCCGGCGTGTCCGGCGCTTTGGCTCCCGAGCTGCAGAGCGGCCAGCTTGTGCTCGCCAGTGAAGTGGTCGACGAACACGGCCAGCGGTGGACGGTCGATACGGCATTGCATAAGATGTTGATGGACTGTCTGGGGAGCGAGGTTCGCAGCGGGCGTACCTTGACCACGGCAGCACCTTTGCTGAACGTTGAACAAAAAATATTCTGGCGAGAGCGTCGCAAAGCCTTGGCCGTCGATATGGAAAGTGCCGCCGTAGCGCGGGTGGCATCGGAAGCCGGCCGGTTGTTTTTTGTGTTGCGGGCCATTTGCGACGAGGCGGCCCGGCCGGTGTCTGCTGCGTTATTTGATTTGGTGGATGAATTCGGGCGTCCCAGGCCCCTGCGTCTTGTCAGGACGTTATGTTGCCAACCCTCCCTTGTACCCGAGTTGCTGCATATGCAGAGGGATTTTGGTCGAGCATTGGGCGCTTTACGTAACGGTTGGCAGGCATGCGGTCGTTTGCATTCGCTATACGATGAACGGGAGAGAAGGGTATGA
- a CDS encoding SLC13 family permease: MSDAPIASGDDTRAQQTVSPIPNGFGSAPWSRRRLIGLLVGPALFVAMLVMPGAEDLPPQARKMAAIALLMATWWMCEAIPIPATALLPLILMPLCGLLPMREAAAPYASELIFLFMGGFLIALSMQRWNLHRRIALLVVCCFGFAPDRLVLGFMVASAALSAFVSNTVTALMMMPIGMAVIQHVIAEGRRSGLDENIDFSPQNFAFGTNLMLGIAYACSIGGIATLIGTPPNTVLAGYLQHTYGFEITFARWMQVGVPLSVIMLGLCWVWLTRFANPMRLTRVPGGRDLIQAELRSLGPMCRGEMITAVVFGLTALAWILRDTVAGFWPAPAMISDAVIGMTGGLLLFVVPVKRHGEFAMNWEWAAKLPWGMLILFGGGLSLACGFEKTGLSSWLAGRIELLSGAPVLLLVLAVTVLIIFLTELTSNTATAAMAMPVLCAVALGIGENPLLLLVPAALAASCAFMLPVATPPNAIVFGSGNVTMSQMIKSGFALNIIGIVLVTLLTYSLVVPLFGIVYGQVPAWTGCMGG, from the coding sequence ATGAGTGATGCACCCATCGCGTCCGGCGATGATACGCGCGCGCAGCAAACGGTTTCACCCATTCCCAACGGCTTCGGGTCGGCCCCCTGGAGCCGTCGCCGCCTGATCGGCCTGCTGGTCGGGCCGGCGTTGTTCGTGGCCATGCTGGTGATGCCCGGTGCCGAAGATTTACCGCCGCAGGCCCGCAAGATGGCGGCCATCGCCTTGCTGATGGCCACCTGGTGGATGTGCGAGGCCATTCCTATCCCGGCAACCGCCCTGTTGCCGTTGATTCTCATGCCGTTATGCGGTCTGCTTCCCATGCGGGAGGCGGCGGCACCCTATGCCAGCGAGCTGATTTTTCTGTTCATGGGGGGCTTTCTCATCGCCCTGAGCATGCAGCGCTGGAATCTGCATCGACGCATTGCGTTGCTGGTCGTGTGCTGTTTCGGCTTTGCCCCCGACCGGCTGGTGCTGGGGTTTATGGTGGCCAGCGCTGCGCTGTCGGCGTTTGTCTCGAATACGGTAACGGCTTTGATGATGATGCCCATCGGCATGGCGGTGATTCAGCACGTCATTGCCGAGGGACGGCGCAGCGGGCTTGACGAAAACATCGATTTTTCACCACAAAATTTTGCCTTCGGCACCAACCTGATGCTGGGGATCGCTTATGCCTGCTCCATCGGCGGCATCGCTACTCTGATCGGTACGCCGCCCAATACGGTGTTGGCCGGGTATCTGCAGCATACCTACGGTTTCGAGATTACCTTTGCCCGTTGGATGCAGGTCGGCGTGCCGTTGTCGGTGATCATGCTCGGTCTGTGCTGGGTATGGTTGACCCGCTTCGCCAATCCCATGCGCCTGACGCGGGTGCCCGGCGGCAGGGACCTGATCCAGGCGGAGTTGCGTAGCCTGGGGCCGATGTGCCGGGGGGAGATGATCACCGCTGTGGTGTTCGGATTGACGGCTCTGGCGTGGATCCTGCGCGATACGGTGGCCGGATTCTGGCCGGCGCCGGCTATGATCAGCGATGCGGTGATCGGTATGACCGGCGGTTTGCTGCTGTTTGTCGTTCCCGTCAAGCGGCATGGGGAATTCGCTATGAACTGGGAATGGGCGGCCAAACTCCCCTGGGGTATGTTGATTCTGTTCGGCGGCGGCCTGTCGCTGGCCTGCGGGTTTGAAAAGACCGGATTGTCGAGCTGGTTGGCGGGGCGTATCGAACTGTTGAGCGGGGCACCTGTCCTGTTACTGGTGCTGGCGGTTACCGTGCTGATCATCTTTTTGACCGAACTGACTTCCAACACCGCCACTGCGGCTATGGCCATGCCGGTACTTTGTGCGGTGGCCCTGGGCATTGGCGAGAACCCCCTGTTGTTGCTGGTACCTGCCGCGCTGGCCGCATCCTGCGCTTTTATGCTGCCTGTTGCAACTCCGCCCAATGCGATTGTGTTCGGTTCCGGCAATGTTACCATGTCGCAGATGATCAAGAGCGGTTTCGCCCTTAATATCATCGGCATTGTGCTGGTGACCCTGTTGACCTATAGTCTGGTGGTGCCGCTGTTCGGTATCGTTTATGGCCAGGTTCCGGCCTGGACGGGCTGCATGGGCGGATAG
- a CDS encoding PhnD/SsuA/transferrin family substrate-binding protein, translated as MLRNMLLVLLSLTVLICPAYGIDSFDFVIIQPGQPGTSEDAQPVMDAFASYVQGKLGQDVTVHGHYFNQIEQAEAFLASNRPGWGIVQLGYYLAHVDNTCMTPLASTLPGGADSDIWRLVVAKDGPEQWQALQGSVSGTMLFEPSIAARLLFGKSEAELPFALAGTSRPLRALRGVLRGKGGAVVLDKPQYDAVQALSLASKLKVLTTSERLPTSAVVAFGPPDDLHKRLRTVLENMQHDAAASDLLQLLQTEGFGPVDARLDALQEKDL; from the coding sequence ATGTTGCGAAACATGCTTTTGGTACTTTTGTCGCTGACCGTCCTCATCTGTCCGGCCTACGGTATAGATTCTTTCGATTTCGTCATTATCCAGCCCGGCCAGCCCGGCACTTCCGAGGATGCTCAACCGGTCATGGATGCGTTTGCCTCCTATGTGCAAGGCAAGCTTGGTCAGGATGTGACCGTGCACGGGCATTATTTCAATCAGATTGAGCAGGCGGAAGCTTTTCTGGCAAGTAACAGACCCGGTTGGGGCATTGTTCAGTTGGGGTATTACCTGGCGCATGTCGATAACACCTGCATGACGCCGCTGGCCTCGACGCTGCCCGGCGGTGCCGATAGCGATATCTGGCGACTGGTGGTTGCCAAGGACGGACCGGAACAATGGCAGGCGTTGCAAGGATCCGTTTCCGGTACCATGCTGTTTGAACCGTCCATCGCCGCCCGTTTGCTGTTCGGTAAGTCAGAGGCGGAGCTGCCCTTTGCTCTGGCGGGGACTTCGCGCCCGCTGCGCGCTTTGCGTGGCGTGTTGCGCGGCAAAGGCGGCGCCGTCGTGCTGGATAAGCCCCAATACGACGCGGTGCAGGCTTTGTCCCTGGCTTCCAAACTGAAGGTGCTGACGACTTCGGAACGACTGCCGACTTCGGCGGTGGTCGCTTTCGGTCCCCCGGACGATCTTCACAAGCGGTTACGTACCGTTCTGGAAAACATGCAGCACGATGCCGCAGCCAGCGACCTGCTGCAGTTGTTGCAGACCGAAGGTTTCGGCCCGGTCGATGCGCGTCTTGATGCGTTGCAGGAAAAAGACCTATGA
- a CDS encoding GGDEF and EAL domain-containing protein, whose amino-acid sequence MLWCFWLSPTPSVADTSVKRILYLNSYHQGYKWSDDITRGISDVLMAEKGRFRIYTEYMDTKRRSPGIMRDQIRSVLQTKYPADFFDLILSSDDAAFDFLLARREELFGSTPVVFCGVNYLDPDRLIGQKRLVGISEEANIAETLDTALSLHSDIRQIYIVADKTPTGLKVRQKIADMQVRYRQRLAFHILPDTSVADIAVRLRQLPKHSLVLYSVFFKDASGQFYEYDEALPRLVENCKVPVYGLWDFNLGQGILGGKLTSGYRQGQQTAALGLEILQGVPLVALPQLSLSKAAYRFDMRQLNRFGISVDDLPPDTTLVNTEHPLAIRYRVVLFESLAAILVLVAVILSLLRIIRRRKRTQLALEQDRSKLEAKVLARTAHLTEANRQLRMEILERNQAARALKESEQEKSLILNSSSDLIAYLDPGLRIRWANRTSSDRAGRQQTQIEGLPCYAAWHGLDSPCIGCPVLRSHKTGLPEHGEVVTSDGQIWLVRAFPFHDSQGRVSGFATFSLDVSEQKKAQRTIHRMAYYDHLTELPNRALFQKELDRRLEEAVGRGHGLALMFLDLDHFKGVNDSLGHAKGDLLLQKIAARLQGCLGREDFLARLNGDEFIFLLTEIDDPVAVKALAGNVQRIMASPFNLDGDEIYVGTSIGIACYPLHGVDVENLMKRADRALYAAKERGRNAIELFSEQINARFHRRQQLEMRLQNALAKNEFFLEYQPQVDLQTGRMLGVEALLRWRNDDLGLVMPDDFISLAEETGLIRPIGEWVLRTACQEYLSWWQPEGAELRLAVNISGQQIKHPDFVPIIDDILHSTGFDPRLLELEITETVAMEDVEGNIGTFRDLKARRLQLAIDDFGTGYSSLSYLRHFPIDRLKIDRKFIRDAAKCSDSASLVEAIMSMARSLHLDIIAEGVETEEQVAYLWKQGCRQIQGFFFGRPMSASDLQKYLQEQTVAELLPAWVS is encoded by the coding sequence TTGCTGTGGTGCTTTTGGCTTTCACCGACGCCGTCTGTCGCCGATACTTCCGTCAAAAGAATCCTCTATCTCAATTCCTACCACCAAGGTTACAAATGGAGCGATGATATCACCCGCGGCATCAGCGATGTGCTGATGGCCGAAAAGGGCCGATTTCGTATTTATACCGAGTATATGGATACCAAAAGGCGCTCCCCCGGTATCATGCGCGACCAGATACGTTCTGTCCTGCAAACCAAATATCCTGCCGATTTTTTCGATCTGATTCTGTCTTCCGACGATGCTGCATTCGACTTTCTTCTGGCCCGGCGTGAAGAATTGTTCGGATCGACTCCCGTGGTTTTTTGCGGAGTCAATTATCTTGATCCAGACCGTCTCATCGGGCAGAAGAGGCTGGTCGGCATCAGTGAGGAAGCCAACATCGCAGAAACGCTCGATACCGCCCTGAGTCTGCATTCCGATATTCGGCAGATCTATATTGTTGCCGACAAAACCCCGACCGGATTGAAGGTTCGTCAGAAAATCGCCGATATGCAGGTCCGTTATCGCCAACGGTTGGCGTTTCACATATTACCCGACACGTCCGTTGCTGATATCGCTGTACGTTTGCGGCAGCTGCCCAAGCATAGTCTGGTGTTGTATAGCGTTTTTTTCAAGGATGCCTCGGGACAATTTTACGAATACGACGAAGCGCTGCCCCGGCTGGTGGAGAATTGCAAGGTTCCTGTGTATGGTCTGTGGGATTTCAATCTCGGCCAGGGAATCCTCGGCGGCAAGCTGACCTCCGGCTACCGTCAGGGGCAGCAGACCGCCGCTCTTGGGTTGGAAATTCTCCAAGGAGTGCCGCTTGTTGCCTTGCCCCAACTAAGTTTGAGCAAGGCCGCATACCGTTTCGATATGCGGCAGCTTAATCGCTTTGGCATCAGTGTGGACGATCTGCCGCCGGACACTACCCTGGTCAACACGGAGCACCCTCTGGCGATTCGCTACCGTGTGGTATTGTTTGAAAGTCTGGCCGCTATCCTGGTGTTGGTGGCGGTGATTTTATCGCTGTTACGCATCATCCGACGTCGTAAACGCACCCAGCTTGCCCTGGAACAGGACCGCAGCAAGTTGGAGGCGAAGGTCCTGGCGCGTACGGCGCATTTGACGGAGGCCAATCGCCAATTGCGTATGGAAATCCTGGAACGGAATCAGGCCGCACGCGCCCTGAAAGAGTCGGAACAGGAAAAGAGTCTCATTCTTAACAGCTCCTCCGATCTGATCGCCTACCTCGATCCGGGTCTGCGTATTCGCTGGGCCAACCGGACTTCGAGCGATCGGGCCGGACGTCAACAAACCCAGATTGAAGGATTGCCCTGCTATGCAGCCTGGCATGGGCTGGACAGTCCGTGTATCGGGTGTCCCGTTCTACGCTCCCATAAGACCGGTTTGCCGGAGCATGGTGAAGTGGTCACGTCCGACGGCCAAATATGGCTGGTGCGGGCTTTTCCTTTTCATGACAGTCAGGGACGGGTAAGCGGGTTTGCAACCTTCAGTCTCGATGTGAGCGAACAGAAAAAAGCGCAGCGTACCATTCATCGTATGGCCTATTACGATCATCTGACGGAACTGCCCAATCGCGCTCTTTTTCAAAAAGAACTGGATCGTCGGTTGGAGGAAGCGGTCGGCCGTGGACACGGACTGGCTCTGATGTTTCTCGATCTTGATCATTTCAAAGGGGTTAACGATTCTCTGGGACACGCCAAAGGGGATCTGTTGCTGCAGAAGATCGCCGCAAGGCTGCAGGGCTGTCTGGGGCGCGAGGACTTTTTGGCGCGCCTTAACGGCGACGAATTTATCTTTTTGCTAACGGAAATCGACGACCCGGTAGCCGTGAAGGCGCTGGCCGGTAATGTGCAGCGCATCATGGCCTCCCCTTTTAATCTCGATGGCGACGAAATTTATGTCGGTACCAGCATTGGCATTGCATGTTATCCGCTGCACGGTGTCGATGTCGAAAATCTCATGAAACGGGCCGATCGTGCGCTGTATGCGGCCAAGGAGCGCGGGCGCAATGCCATTGAGCTGTTTTCCGAACAGATCAATGCCCGCTTTCATCGCCGCCAGCAACTGGAAATGCGATTGCAAAACGCCTTGGCAAAGAACGAATTCTTCCTGGAGTATCAACCGCAGGTTGATCTGCAAACCGGTCGGATGTTAGGTGTGGAAGCCCTGTTGCGCTGGCGTAATGACGATTTAGGGTTGGTTATGCCGGATGATTTTATTTCCCTGGCCGAGGAAACCGGGTTGATCCGTCCCATAGGCGAGTGGGTATTACGCACGGCGTGTCAGGAGTATTTGTCCTGGTGGCAGCCGGAGGGGGCCGAGTTGCGTCTTGCTGTCAACATATCGGGACAACAAATCAAACATCCGGATTTTGTACCGATTATCGATGATATATTGCACTCCACCGGCTTCGATCCGAGGTTGTTGGAACTTGAAATAACCGAAACGGTGGCCATGGAGGATGTCGAAGGCAATATCGGCACTTTCCGTGATCTCAAAGCGCGACGGCTGCAATTGGCCATCGACGATTTCGGTACCGGTTATTCCTCCCTGAGTTATTTACGGCATTTTCCCATCGATCGGCTTAAAATCGACCGCAAGTTTATCCGGGATGCGGCTAAATGCAGCGACAGCGCTTCGCTGGTGGAAGCGATTATGAGTATGGCGCGCAGCCTGCATCTGGACATCATCGCCGAAGGGGTGGAAACCGAAGAACAGGTTGCCTATTTGTGGAAGCAGGGTTGCCGGCAGATTCAGGGGTTCTTTTTCGGTCGGCCGATGTCTGCAAGCGATCTGCAAAAATATCTTCAGGAACAAACCGTTGCCGAACTGCTGCCAGCCTGGGTTTCATGA
- a CDS encoding FKBP-type peptidyl-prolyl cis-trans isomerase, translating into MAETIKAGDTISVNYTGRFENGEVFDSSEGREPLKFTVGAGQLIKGFDDAVVGLTTGDKTTITVEPKDGYGEHREDLIIDIPKANVPEELEVEVGKRFHLKDQSGRPVPAVVVEITEEAVRLDANHAMAGKTLIFDIEVVETGLQSEAPAAESHCGDGSNGCQGCGQH; encoded by the coding sequence ATGGCAGAAACCATCAAAGCTGGAGATACTATCAGCGTTAATTACACCGGGCGTTTCGAAAACGGCGAGGTGTTTGATTCTTCCGAAGGGCGTGAGCCCCTCAAATTTACCGTTGGTGCCGGTCAACTCATCAAAGGTTTCGACGATGCTGTGGTAGGTCTTACCACCGGCGACAAAACCACCATCACCGTCGAGCCCAAGGACGGCTACGGTGAGCATCGCGAAGATCTGATCATCGATATTCCCAAGGCCAATGTGCCCGAGGAGCTCGAAGTCGAAGTCGGCAAGCGTTTTCATCTTAAAGACCAGAGCGGTCGCCCGGTGCCTGCCGTGGTTGTAGAAATCACGGAAGAGGCCGTGCGCCTTGATGCCAACCATGCCATGGCCGGCAAGACCCTGATTTTCGACATCGAAGTTGTCGAGACCGGTCTGCAGTCGGAAGCTCCCGCAGCCGAATCCCATTGCGGCGACGGCAGCAACGGTTGCCAGGGTTGCGGTCAGCACTAA
- a CDS encoding FKBP-type peptidyl-prolyl cis-trans isomerase → MTEQVKDGDVVRVRYTGRYQDGEVFDSTDGRAPFTFVVGSGAVVKGFDEAVIGMRAGERTQVTIGPDKAYGPHKEEYVLSIPRSSMPAQMSVSTGMQLKLPLQGGKAMTATVTKVTRELIRLDGNHPMAGKTLVFDIEIVATGLKPTDLFGG, encoded by the coding sequence ATGACTGAGCAAGTCAAGGATGGAGATGTCGTGCGGGTTCGCTATACCGGCCGCTATCAGGACGGTGAGGTTTTCGATTCCACAGACGGGCGCGCACCGTTTACCTTCGTGGTTGGCTCCGGTGCTGTGGTCAAAGGGTTCGATGAAGCGGTTATCGGGATGCGCGCCGGTGAACGCACGCAGGTTACCATCGGTCCGGACAAGGCTTACGGACCGCATAAGGAAGAGTATGTGCTGTCCATCCCCCGCAGTAGTATGCCCGCTCAAATGAGCGTTTCTACCGGCATGCAGCTCAAGTTGCCTCTGCAGGGCGGCAAAGCCATGACGGCCACCGTCACCAAAGTTACCAGAGAGCTGATTCGCCTCGATGGCAATCATCCCATGGCGGGAAAAACTCTGGTTTTCGATATAGAAATCGTTGCTACCGGCCTGAAGCCTACCGATCTATTCGGAGGGTAG
- the hpnH gene encoding adenosyl-hopene transferase HpnH: protein MGVPFIQKARIGAYICKQLVKGNRRFPLVLMLEPLFQCNLRCKGCGKISHPPEVMKRRLTVEECVAKAEECGAPIVSLPGGEPLMHPEIHVIARELIARKRFVYLCTNALLVEKRLQDFEPSPYLTFNVHLDGLRDKHDALVNRKGVFDQAVQSIRRLVSEGYRVTTNTTFFGDETPESAAALFDFLMSLGVEGMTIAPAFNYESAEEQDNFLGREGSYKLFQAVLPQAKARGWRFNHSSLYLDFLAGGQTYACSPWGTPAANIFGWQRPCYLLNDGYVDTFDALIKETDWDSYGTGRDARCADCMVHCGFETSAVVDAATHPFKAFRVFMRGAGN, encoded by the coding sequence TTGGGAGTTCCTTTTATTCAAAAGGCGCGCATTGGCGCTTATATCTGCAAGCAGTTGGTGAAAGGCAATCGCCGTTTTCCCTTGGTTCTGATGCTGGAGCCTCTTTTTCAATGCAATTTACGCTGCAAGGGGTGCGGCAAGATTTCGCATCCGCCCGAGGTGATGAAGCGGCGCCTGACAGTCGAGGAATGCGTGGCCAAGGCCGAAGAATGCGGAGCCCCCATCGTTTCGCTGCCGGGTGGCGAACCTTTGATGCACCCCGAAATTCATGTGATTGCCCGTGAGTTGATCGCCCGCAAGCGTTTCGTCTATCTGTGTACCAATGCATTGTTGGTGGAAAAACGTTTGCAGGACTTTGAACCGTCCCCTTACCTGACCTTCAACGTGCATCTCGATGGTTTGCGGGATAAACACGATGCCCTGGTTAATCGCAAGGGAGTTTTCGATCAGGCCGTGCAATCCATCCGGAGGCTGGTTTCGGAAGGGTACAGGGTCACCACCAATACTACCTTTTTCGGAGATGAAACTCCGGAAAGCGCCGCAGCGTTGTTCGATTTTCTCATGTCTCTCGGCGTCGAGGGCATGACCATCGCTCCCGCATTTAACTACGAAAGCGCCGAAGAACAGGATAATTTTCTGGGTCGCGAGGGGAGCTACAAACTGTTTCAGGCGGTATTGCCACAGGCCAAAGCCCGCGGTTGGCGCTTCAATCATAGTAGCCTTTATCTCGATTTTCTTGCCGGCGGTCAAACCTATGCGTGTTCGCCGTGGGGTACCCCGGCAGCCAATATCTTCGGCTGGCAACGTCCCTGTTATCTGCTCAATGACGGCTATGTCGATACCTTCGATGCGCTGATCAAAGAAACCGACTGGGATAGCTATGGAACCGGGCGGGATGCACGCTGTGCCGATTGTATGGTACACTGCGGGTTCGAGACGAGTGCTGTGGTCGATGCGGCCACTCATCCGTTCAAGGCCTTTCGGGTTTTTATGCGCGGGGCCGGTAACTGA
- the mog gene encoding molybdopterin adenylyltransferase: protein MAEDRVARIGILTVSDRASTGVYEDRGGPAIRTYLEDVLTSPWEGVALMVPDEQTDIEAALVDLCDRQGCCLVITTGGTGPALRDVTPEATKTVCGKMMPGFGELMRQVSLTKVPTAILSRQTAGIRGGSLIINLPGQPRAIAECLDAVFAAVPLCIDLIGGPYLTTDEQRIVAFRPKK, encoded by the coding sequence ATGGCAGAAGATCGCGTTGCCCGCATCGGTATCCTGACCGTTTCCGACCGCGCCAGCACTGGCGTTTATGAAGATCGCGGCGGCCCGGCCATTCGCACCTATTTGGAAGATGTGTTGACTTCACCCTGGGAGGGCGTAGCCCTAATGGTTCCCGATGAGCAGACGGATATCGAGGCAGCCCTGGTGGATTTGTGCGATCGGCAGGGATGTTGCCTGGTCATTACCACCGGCGGCACCGGGCCGGCGTTGCGTGACGTGACCCCCGAAGCGACTAAAACCGTGTGTGGCAAGATGATGCCCGGCTTTGGCGAATTGATGCGGCAGGTGTCGCTGACCAAAGTACCGACCGCCATCCTTTCCCGGCAGACTGCCGGCATCCGTGGAGGCAGTCTGATCATCAATCTTCCCGGTCAGCCCAGGGCTATTGCGGAATGCCTTGATGCGGTGTTTGCCGCGGTGCCGTTGTGCATCGACCTTATCGGCGGTCCTTATCTCACCACCGACGAACAGCGTATCGTGGCGTTTCGGCCCAAAAAATAA